In the genome of uncultured Celeribacter sp., the window ATGTGCTTGGCGAAATTCATATCGCAAGCCGGACGCTTTCGAAATGCGAAGTGATCCTTGAGTCGGTCCGTGAAAAGGCCGCGATGAAACAGGAGGGCGTTCTTGAAGCCCATCAGGTCGACGCGATGGACAGCAAAGCCGTTGCCGCCCTGATCGAGCAAATCGGCGCTCAGATCGTGATCAACGTCGGCTCGGCGTTTGTCAACATGACCGTGCTCGACGCCTGTATCGAGACGGGCGCGGCCTATATCGACACGGCCATTCACGAAGACCCGACCAAGATCTGCGAGACCCCGCCGTGGTACGGCAACTACGAGTGGAAGAAACGCGATCTCTGCACTGAGAAAGGCGTCACCGCCATTCTCGGCGCCGGTTTCGATCCGGGGGTTGTGAACGCCTACGCGCGCTTTGCCATCGACATGATGGACGAGGTGAAGAGCATCGACATCGTCGACATCAACGCGGGTTCGCATGGCAAATATTTCGCCACGAACTTCGACCCGGAAATCAATTTCCGCGAATTCACCGGCGTCGTCTACTATTGGGAAGACGGCCAGTGGAAAGAGAAAAAGATGTTCGAGAGCGGGCACGATTGGGACCTGCCGGTGGTGGGGACCTGCCGCGCCTATCAGTCGGGTCACGACGAGGTGCACAGCCTCGCGACCAACTATCCGCAGGCCGACGTGCGGTTCTGGATGGGCTTTGGCGAGCATTACATTAACGTCTTCACCGTGCTGCAAAACCTCGGCCTTCTGTCCGAGCAACCGGTGAAAACCGCCGAAGGCCTCGAAGTTGTGCCTCTGAAAGTGGTCAAGGCCGTGCTGCCCGATCCCTCCTCTCTGGCGCCCAATTACGAGGGCAAGACCTGCATCGGCGATCTGGTGAAAGGCACCAAGGACGGCGAGGATTTCGAGGTTTTCGTCTATAACGTGGCGGACCACAAAGAGGCCTATAACGAGGTCGGCTCGCAGGGCATTTCCTACACCGCAGGCGTGCCGCCGGTGGCCGCCGCCATGCTCATCGCCTCTGGCGATTGGGATGCGGGCACGATGAAAAACGTTGAGGAACTGGACCCGAAACCGTTCTTTACCCTGCTCGACAAGATGGGCCTTCCGACCCGAGTTCAGATTGGTGGACTTGGCGGCGAAGACAAGGCATGGAACGCCTGATCCCGCAAAAAATCAAGAAACACTTAAAAGCCCGCCTCTGGCGGGCTTTTTCATGAAATCGCTGCGACTTAAAGCGTTTTTCAAAAAACTTGAGGCACTCAATTTTTGAAAAACGCAGCAAGATCAATTAAGTGTCGCAACGTTTTTCGCTCAATCTGATTCAGATTAAACGAAAAACGCTTTAATCTCATGGAAAGGAGAATCATGGACCCTTTGCAAACCTAACAGCAGAGTCTCCCATGTGCGTAATTCGTAAATTTTTCGTCCTGATCCTGACCTTTGGGCTTCTCCCGCTTGGTCTGTCGGCTGCGGCGCCCGATACAGACGCCACGGCCTATGAACGTCAAATTCAACTGCTTGGGCGACAAGCAGCTCTTGGTCATCGCTTGGTGCGCAGCATGTGTTTTGCTCAGGCGGGGATTGATATGAGACGCAATCGCGCCCTTGTGGACGACTCCAGACATGAGATTAGCGCAACCTTGACGGCGCTCAAGGAAGGCGACCTCGCACGCGGAATTCCGGCGATCTCCAATAGCAATATCCTCACCCAACTCAGCTCTGCTGAAATGGTCTGGAAAGCGCTCGACAAAAAGGCCGCGGCGTTTTTGTCCGGTGAGGGTCTGAGCGATGAAGAGGTTTTGCGTCTCACGCTGAAATCCAATTCTTTGGAAAAACTCTTGCGCAATGTCTCTCAGTCCCTGGAACTGAAAACTTCGGTGGACCTCTCCCCCGAAGCCCTGATGCGCAGCCGTATGATCATCACCGCAAGCGATCAAAGCCGTTTGCTGCAACAGGCCGGCAAGGATGCCTGTCTGATCTATCTCGACCGGGGCACGGACACGACCCATGAACGTCGTGAGGGCTTGGCAGCGAATATTGAGACCTTTGACAACAATATCTTCAACCTCACCTTCACGCGCCCGGCGCAATCCAAAGCGCCCGCCGTCCCCGCGCTTGAGCAGGCGGCCTTTAATACCTGGCAAAACTGGGTTGGCCTGGAACCTCTTTTTAAGGTGCTCATTGCACCTTCAAATCAGGCTGACCTGTCCATCTTATTGCCGGAATTGTCGTTCAGCATCGAATATATGGACCTGCAACTGGTGGAGACGCTCGACATTTTCATGGCGCTCTGAGCGGAACACCCGAGACCAAGATATGGCACCGTCCGAATTGCGGCTTGGAGCACGATAAAAAATATGCGAATTGGTTCTGCAAGCGAACCAATTTGGCAAAGAAGAGCGATATGACGGTCATCACCACCATTGACGATCTCAAGCGGCTGCACAAACGGCGCACACCGAAGATGTTCTACGACTATTGCGAAAGCGGCTCCTGGACGGAACAGACCTTTCGCGAGAACACCTCGGATTTCGACCAACTCCGTCTGCGCCAACGTGTTGCCGTC includes:
- a CDS encoding saccharopine dehydrogenase family protein, with the protein product MKQNVLIIGAGGVAQVVAHKCAQNNDVLGEIHIASRTLSKCEVILESVREKAAMKQEGVLEAHQVDAMDSKAVAALIEQIGAQIVINVGSAFVNMTVLDACIETGAAYIDTAIHEDPTKICETPPWYGNYEWKKRDLCTEKGVTAILGAGFDPGVVNAYARFAIDMMDEVKSIDIVDINAGSHGKYFATNFDPEINFREFTGVVYYWEDGQWKEKKMFESGHDWDLPVVGTCRAYQSGHDEVHSLATNYPQADVRFWMGFGEHYINVFTVLQNLGLLSEQPVKTAEGLEVVPLKVVKAVLPDPSSLAPNYEGKTCIGDLVKGTKDGEDFEVFVYNVADHKEAYNEVGSQGISYTAGVPPVAAAMLIASGDWDAGTMKNVEELDPKPFFTLLDKMGLPTRVQIGGLGGEDKAWNA
- a CDS encoding type IV pili methyl-accepting chemotaxis transducer N-terminal domain-containing protein; amino-acid sequence: MCVIRKFFVLILTFGLLPLGLSAAAPDTDATAYERQIQLLGRQAALGHRLVRSMCFAQAGIDMRRNRALVDDSRHEISATLTALKEGDLARGIPAISNSNILTQLSSAEMVWKALDKKAAAFLSGEGLSDEEVLRLTLKSNSLEKLLRNVSQSLELKTSVDLSPEALMRSRMIITASDQSRLLQQAGKDACLIYLDRGTDTTHERREGLAANIETFDNNIFNLTFTRPAQSKAPAVPALEQAAFNTWQNWVGLEPLFKVLIAPSNQADLSILLPELSFSIEYMDLQLVETLDIFMAL